The region AGGAACAGATggaattttaaataatgaaattaaagaTATAACAAATCTGTTTTTTCCCAGCCATGTACACTTTTATTAATTCTTAAATTTCTTTATTCAAAGCAACTTAACGTTACATCTAGCTTCAGCAAACATAATCTGGACACACGTCATTCATAAAATAGACACATGTTCATCCCTCCAGTACAATTTAAAAGGTTTCCACAAGCAGAAAGAGAAAATCCACACACATGATccaagtataaaaaaaaaaaaaaaagctataggTAAACGTAATGTTAGCTGTTTTacaatatcaaatatttatagTCAACAACCAAGAACTGTCCTCCATTCATAAAAACAAGTATTTGCAGACTCAAATGTAAGTGAAAGTCTTTTACTTTTCACAGATGCACGTTTTGATACTCCTACAAGAAGCATCAAACCATTTATGTATGCTATCAACTGCATTCCCCAGAGCAGCACAATTCTCTCCAGAAGTGTCCTCCTCTCTCCAGTTATCAGGCTCATTTGGTCCCTCTGGAGAACTATACCAGAACCTACATAGAATTAAAtctgtaatgatttttttaaacaattatttcatttcatgcaaaaaatatacataGTATATGTATTACTGGAGCTTTGTAGATCTTTAAACAGAACAGTTAAATGAGTTTATagactgtgtgagtgaacaCTGTCCTTACGTTACACCTGTCTCCTTTAAAGGCTGGTTGTTCACCCACATCCACTGACCCTCAGTCTCCAAGTCATTCAAACCAATCCAGTGTGTTTCTCCAATTTGTGAAACTACAAAATTCTAATTTAGAAAATAACAACACATAAAGCTTATAACTATAATCACTTCAAGTGAAAAGAGaccaaaaatgtcattttatctGAAAAACTGGAAAGAAAAGAAGCTCTACACTTCAAACCTGTTCAGTTTGGCTGGTTATAATCACCATGTGGCCTCCTTTCTCCACACAGTAATCTCTACTCTGTGTCCAGTTCAGTTTAGAACTGGAGAAGTAATAACTCTTTAAACCAAGAGACTTCCATCCTTCCTCACATTgtccattgtttttatttgctgtttttcaagatgagataaaaaataatcagttaTGAAATCAGataatatatttgcatactCTATATAGCATggctttgctttgtttttgtatatctatctatctatctatcatccatccatccatctatctgtaatgagtctgtctgtgtttctgtcctgtttctgtctgctgtctttcccggttgttaattgtttgctccgcccactctttggtttccatggacattaattgaactcattcattccctcaggtgtgttgtctttgtctctgattgtctccgctttgtcattggttcctgtcagctatatatactctgtttgttcgcTTCCCTGGTGTGGGTTGTTAttgtatgttggtgttaatggtcctgtctcctgtgtggtctgtattctgctctggtttgcctgcctgtttgtttgtcttggtttagtaaaagtctaaaactgcacttggatcctcattcGCCTTTGTCCCACACCGTAAGACTATCTATAATGATGGTGAGAATCTTACCACTGCATGCTGCGAGATCCTCCTGAACTTGCTGATGCTCCACCTGCAGTGCTTTAAACAGTTTTTCTATTTctaaagaaaaagagaacaatTTCTGATGCAAAAGGGTTTGTAGATAATGagaataaaccaaaaaaaattaataagaaCAAAAGTGGCAATTACTAGAATTACTATTAGAAAATAAGAagcacaaaacttttttttttaacccacatATACACTGCAGCTACTGCAAAGTAAACTGGAAGCTCTAATAAACACTTACCCTTGACTTTATGTTCCTGCATCATCAATGTTTCAGTAACATTAGAATACTGCTCACTTAATATCTCATATGAAACCACTTTGTTGTGATCTGTTGAAGTAAAATACTCAGGGTTAAATTCATttacagaacaataaaaactaaatgtataattaattaagtaaagaAATGTAAGTTTTTCATGCTAGGATGAATTCATCTCACTTGATGGATCAAAGGAGACACTTTATTATGATTTGTTGATTGAGAACAAAGAAAGATGATAAGCACAACTTAACACTTACAAAGGATCCCAACACAGAGTGTTAATAAAACACCAAGTATTAGGAGGAGACCAAAAGCAGATCTGAAGATCTTTCCTGGTTTCTTCTTGTCTTTCAGCTCAGTGCGGTCAGAGATATCTGAGAGAAAAGGGTTAGTTATTTCATATATCTTTGTTCTAGAGTCAGATCTAGACCCGCTGTGTTATGGAGTTAGGGAAATAAAAcgatttttgttgctttttcccatttatttttcaatattacATTGATGAAATGTAGataaatattagattagatatttttaataggtttgatagatatttttaatgagatttgtcccattataaaaaaatattttgtaatatttatataaaaactttGAATCCCGAGCTGGTTACTCTGTGTGACATAACACTAGgctgaattgaattttttattatttctttgttgTCCTCATTCACTAACCTCACTAGTTCTTCTCAGTATCAGTATTTAATCACCAAACAAACACCTGAATACCTGAATTTTTCAGCTCTGCGCGACAGTCTTCTATAGTGACATAAACATCATCCTCTGTGTCTGATAATGAGCAGTGAAAATCTTGTCATTTACAACACTTCATGTAAACGATATCAAACACAACCatcaaatatgtatttaaatatttttgcatgtataaatatttcagaTATCTACCTGTTGGAGAGTGATAGTTTTCACTATCGTCCATTTTGCAGTGATCAAATCTTATATCTTCATAGACAGCTTGTATTTCTGAACCTTGCTTTTACTTCACAACACATGAAATGAGTGACTTCTGCTTGCTAGTGTGATCTCAGGTGAAGCCTCTTGGTCTCAGCCTCAGTTCAGAATAGCAAGCAGTCATCATTAATGTGGTTTTCCTCTTCCTGAACTTGCTGATGATCCACCTTCAGTTATTCATACAGTTTTTCAATCTCTATGGCAAAAGGGTTAATATGACAATAAACCAGGAAGAAATTGAGGCAAACCTCAAAACTAGTTTTCCTGGTGTTACTCCTCAACAGAAAGACACCAAGTGAACATGAAAAGACCACTTTACAGACCCTGTAATTTTATTCCATCCTgtaagctttatttttctttctgtaccTTTTTTATATGTACAAACAAAACTGcatgaaaatgtaatattaagcTTATTATTCAGCtttaaaaaatcaaatgcaTTTACAAACAGGGAAATAAGCAAACACTGTATTATATTGAATCAATAGTTAACTTAAATATATCACATGATGTGTGTGATATTAAAGAAGTTGATAAGATTAATACGATTGCACTGGATATAGAGCAACATTCATATCTCTGTATATTTTTGGATGAATGGTTCGCACATCCTGTTTGACTTTATAATGTCTGACCTCAGTGTACATTTCTGTTCACATCTTTAGCCATGTGTTATACCGCATTCATTACATCATGCCATCTggtaattttcttttaatacatcATGCTGCAGGTAAACGAAGCTTCCGACAAGCTTTGTTTTGGGACAGAGAACTTTTCAGTCTACTTAGTTTTCATGGCTGATGTAGCAGACAAAGCTCAAAGTTGTAAACACCCATCGAACTGCACTTTATGGTGATTTTTTAAGTGGTGGAAGAGATTTAATGtgcttccattttttttttgactgaatCGCTTTATGACTTTACTATATTTTACCTAAATATACTCAgtgctgggggcacggtggcttagtggttagcacgttagcctcacacctccagggttgggggttcgattcccgcctctgccttgtgtgtgtggagtttgcatgttctccccgtgcctcgggggtttcctccgggtactccggtttcctccctcggtccaaagacatgcatggcaggttgattggcatctctagaaaattgtccgtagtgtgtgattgcgtgagtgaatgagagtgtgtgtgtgccctgtgatgggttggcactccgtccagggtgtatcctgccttgatgcccgatgacccc is a window of Tachysurus vachellii isolate PV-2020 chromosome 3, HZAU_Pvac_v1, whole genome shotgun sequence DNA encoding:
- the LOC132842181 gene encoding C-type lectin domain family 6 member A-like, which translates into the protein MDDSENYHSPTDTEDDVYVTIEDCRAELKNSDISDRTELKDKKKPGKIFRSAFGLLLILGVLLTLCVGILYHNKVVSYEILSEQYSNVTETLMMQEHKVKEIEKLFKALQVEHQQVQEDLAACSANKNNGQCEEGWKSLGLKSYYFSSSKLNWTQSRDYCVEKGGHMVIITSQTEQNFVVSQIGETHWIGLNDLETEGQWMWVNNQPLKETGVTFWYSSPEGPNEPDNWREEDTSGENCAALGNAVDSIHKWFDASCRSIKTCICEK